Proteins encoded together in one Dermacentor variabilis isolate Ectoservices chromosome 2, ASM5094787v1, whole genome shotgun sequence window:
- the LOC142570688 gene encoding cuticle protein 10.9-like, with protein MKQAKLLLICFVAKALALQHHSAGYQGPGYGGFGGYGGYGGYGGYGGYGGYGGYGSYNAATAGAPYQGYGASSFPPQPYSFGYDTADEFGNRQFRSEQGDANNVKTGSYGYRDVNGLFRRVNYIADANGFRATVDTNEPGTAPGASADVVFNA; from the exons ATGAAG cagGCAAAACTTCTTCTCATTTGCTTCGTCGCCAAGGCGTTGGCACTGCAGCACCACTCAGCAGGATACCAGGGCCCCGGCTACGGTGGCTTCGGTGGCTACGGTGGCTACGGTGGCTACGGTGGTTACGGTGGATACGGTGGATACGGAGGCTACGGCAGCTACAACGCTGCTACGGCCGGTGCACCTTACCAGGGATACGGCGCTTCCTCCTTT CCACCTCAGCCGTACAGTTTTGGCTACGACACGGCGGACGAGTTCGGCAACCGGCAGTTCCGTAGCGAGCAGGGCGACGCCAACAACGTGAAGACTGGCTCGTATGGGTACCGAGATGTGAACGGTCTCTTCCGGCGCGTCAACTACATTGCCGACGCCAACGGCTTCCGCGCCACAGTGGACACCAACGAGCCGGGCACGGCACCGGGAGCCAGCGCCGACGTCGTGTTCAACGCATAA